A single window of Mesoplodon densirostris isolate mMesDen1 chromosome 13, mMesDen1 primary haplotype, whole genome shotgun sequence DNA harbors:
- the ZFTRAF1 gene encoding zinc finger TRAF-type-containing protein 1 isoform X5: protein MCAGCFIHLLADARLKEEQATCPNCRCEISKSLCCRNLAVEKAVSELPSECGFCLCQFPRSLLERHQKEECQDRVTQCKYKRIGCPWHGPFHELTVHEAACAHPTKTGNELMEILDEMDQSHRKEMQLYNSIFSLLSFEKIGYTEVQFRPYRTDDFITRLYYETPRFTVLNQTWVLKARVNDSERNPNLSCKRTLSFQLLLKSKVTAPLECSFLLLKGPYDDVKISPVIYHFVFTNESNETDYVPLPIVDSVECNKLLAAKNINLRLFLFQIQK, encoded by the exons ATGTGCGCTGGCTGTTTTATCCACCTACTAGCAGATGCCCGTCTGAAGGAGGAGCAAGCCACGTGCCCCAACTGCCGCTGCGAGATCAGCAAGAGCCTCTGCTGCCGCAACCTGGCCGTGGAGAAGGCCGTGAGCGAGCTGCCCTCCGAGTGCGGCTTCTGCCTGTGCCAGTTCCCCCGCTCCCTCCTGGAGAGGCACCAGAAGGAGGAGTGCCAGGACAG GGTGACGCAGTGCAAGTACAAGCGTATCGGCTGCCCATGGCACGGCCCTTTCCACGAGCTGACAGTGCACGAGGCCGCGTGTGCCCACCCAACCAAGACGGGCAATGAGCTGATGGAGATCCTGGACGAGATGGACCAGAGCCACCGCAAGGAGATGCAGCTCTACAACAGCATCTTCAGCCTGCTCAGCTTCGAGAAGATCGGCTACACAG AGGTCCAGTTCCGGCCGTACCGCACGGACGACTTCATCACGCGCCTGTACTATGAGACGCCGCGGTTCACGGTGCTGAACCAGACGTGGGTCCTGAAGGCGCGCGTGAACGACTCGGAGCGCAACCCCAACCTGTCGTGCAAGCGCACGCTGTCCTTCCAGCTGCTCCTCAAAAGCAAGGTCACGGCGCCCCTCGAGTGCTCCTTCCTGCTGCTCAAGGGCCCGTACGACGACGTGAAGATCAGCCCCGTCATCTACCACTTCGTCTTCACCAACGAGAGCAACGAGACGGACTACGTGCCGCTGCCCATCGTCGACTCCGTGGAGTGCAACAAGCTGCTGGCCGCCAAGAACATCAACCTGCGGCTCTTCCTGTTCCAGATACAGAAGTAG